A stretch of Patagioenas fasciata isolate bPatFas1 chromosome 4, bPatFas1.hap1, whole genome shotgun sequence DNA encodes these proteins:
- the NOP14 gene encoding nucleolar protein 14 has product MGKAAKRKRKAPAPSTARGPVKSAMALVRSNPFEVKVNRQKFNILGRKTKNDVGLPGVSRSKAIKKRTQTLLKEYKEREKANVFKDKRFGEYNAKISPEEKMIRRFTLERQQNYGKKNIYNLNEDEELTHYGQSLAEIEKLNDIVDSDSDTEERGTLSAELTAAHFGGGGGLLRKKASSGQQDEEEEKPKSRKELIEEMIAKSKQEKQERQMRRESALELTEKLDNDWKEIQTLIVRKTPKSEKKDKEAEKPKPDEYDMIVRELGFEMKAKPSERMKTEEELAKEEQARLQKLEADRLRRMRGIDEQANKKKPSHVSADDLADGFILDKDDRHLLSYKLDGKVNIENEEEEGGDKEQEEEEEDEKEDNESEEESEEESANEDEEDGAADSHSDLESDLESEEEASGNKEQKKHETNENQSQNVEELDPKMKAAKSELPYMFAVPESYETFKSLLAGRTTEQQLIILERIQKCNHPSLAVGNKAKLEKLVGFLLEYIGELATLDLPELRTIDKLVLPLYNLCQMFPEAASDSIKFILRDAAHDMEEVIEVKGRATFPGLDMLIYLKIISLLFPTSDFWHPVVTPAFIYMSQLLTKCRITTLQDVIKGLFVCCLFLEYVSLSRRFVPELINFLLGVLHISLPRKQAQGYTVVHPFTPIGKNLELLLVCDKKDLESWQKQNLPLSIVTRLKETSRTEINHIRLSCLALCFDLIKKCAALYESLPSFHEIMHPVRILLTQHVPVNEYPEKMQEWYHSALKELENKVKHYTPLICEKMKPVPLKQYTPKIVKVLEFGKKQGGSKEQQERRQLIQKHKRELKGAIREIRKDNQFLARMQLSEIMERDSARKRKVKELLGSLATQEGEWKAMKRKKGKN; this is encoded by the exons ATGGGGAAGGCCGCTAAGCGGAAGCGAAAGGCCCCAGCGCCCTCCACAGCCCGGGGCCCTGTGAAGTCAGCTATGGCCTTGGTCAGGAGCAACCCCTTCGAGGTGAAGGTTAACAGGCAGAAGTTTAACATCTTGGGGAGGAAGACCAAGAACGATGTGGGGCTGCCTGGTGTATCGCGGTCCAAGGCCATCAAGAAG cgtACCCAAACGTTACTGAAAGAatataaagaaagagaaaaggcaaatGTGTTCAAAGATAAACGTTTTGGTGAATATAATGCCAAAATAAGCCCAGAGGAAAAGATGATCAGACGATTCACTTTGGAAAGGCAG CAAAATTATGGAAAGAAGAATATCTATAATCTCAATGAAGATGAGGAATTGACTCATTATGGCCAATCTTTGGCAGAAATTGAAAAACTAAATGATATTGTTGATAGTGACAGTGACACAGAAGAAAGAGGAACACTGTCAG ctgagtTAACTGCTGCTCACTTTGGAGGGGGTGGAGGCCTCCTTCGTAAAAAAGCATCAAGTGGGCAGCaagatgaagaggaggaaaaacctAAATCTAGGAAGGAACTCATAGAAGAGATGATAGCCAAATCTAAACAAGAAAAG caaGAGAGGCAAATGCGGAGAGAAAGTGCATTAGAACTCACAGAAAAGCTTGACAATGACTGGAAGGAAATCCAAACCCTTATTGTACGCAAAACCCCAAAGTCAGAGAAAAAGgacaaagaagcagaaaaaccCAAG CCTGATGAATATGATATGATTGTTCGAGAACTTGGATTCGAGATGAAAGCAAAACCTTCGGAAAGGATGAAGACAGAAGAAGAATTGGCAAAAGAGGAACAGGCACGACTCCAGAAGCTGGAG GCAGATCGGCTACGTCGAATGCGCGGAATAGATGAACAGGCAAATAAAAAGAAACCCAGCCATGTGTCAGCTGATGATCTCGCTGATGGCTTTATCTTGGATAAAGATGACAGACATTTATTGTCTTACAAG CTGGATGGAAAAGTTAATATTGAaaatgaagaggaggagggaggagacaaggagcaagaggaagaagaggaagatgagaaGGAAGATAATGAGAGTGAAGAAGAAAGTGAGGAGGAGTCTGCTaatgaagatgaggaggatggTGCTGCAGATAGCCACTCCGATCTTGAATCTGACCTTGAGAGTGAAGAAGAAGCTTCAGGGAATAAAGAACAGAAGAAACATGAGACAAATGAAAATCAATCACAGAATGTGGAGGAACTAGACCCAAAAATGAAAGCTGCCAAGTCAGAGCTTCCCTATATGTTTGCTG TTCCTGAGTCCTATGAGACATTTAAGTCTTTATTGGCTGGAAGAACAACAGAACAACAGCTTATTATACTGGAGAGGATTCAGAAATGCAATCATCCAAGCCTTGCAGTGGGAAACAAAGCAAAGTTGGAA AAATTGGTTGGCTTCCTTCTGGAGTATATTGGGGAGTTAGCAACCCTGGATTTACCAGAGCTCAGAACAATCGACAAACTGGTCCT GCCATTGTACAATCTTTGCCAGATGTTTCCTGAGGCAGCCAGTGACAGTATTAAGTTTATCCTTCGAGATGCTGCACACGACATGGAAGAAGTAATTGAAGTCAAGGGCCGTGCAACATTTCCAGGTTTAGACATG cttatttatttgaaaattatATCGCTGCTTTTTCCAACATCTGACTTCTGGCATCCAGTTGTAACACCTGCTTTTATTTACATGAGTCAGCTACTTACTAAG TGTCGCATCACAACATTGCAAGATGTTATTAAAGGGTTGTTTGTATGCTGTTTGTTCCTGGAATATGTATCTCTCTCCAGAAGATTTGTACCAGAACTCATCAATTTTCTTCTTGGAGTACTTCACATATCTCTGCCCAGAAAACAGGCTCAAG GCTATACTGTAGTGCATCCATTTACACCAATAGGGAAGAATTTAGAACTGCTTTTGGTGTGTGATAAGAAGGATCTGGAAAGTTGGCAGAAGCAAAATCTGCCATTGAGTATTGTGACTAGATTAAAGGAAACCAGCAGAACAGAAATTAATCATATCAG GTTATCATGTCTAGCCCTCTGTTTTGACCTTATTAAAAAATGTGCAGCTCTGTATGAGTCTTTACCATCATTCCATGAAATAATGCATCCTGTCAGGATTCTCCTTACACAACATGTGCCAGTGAATGAATATCCTGAAAAAATGCAG GAATGGTATCACAGTGCTCTGAAGGAGCTAGAGAACAAAGTAAAACACTATACCCCGCTGATATGTGAGAAAATGAAGCCAGTGCCATTGAAACAGTATACACCTAAAATTGTGAAAGT TTTAGAGTTTGGAAAAAAGCAGGGTGGCAGCAAGGAGCAGCAAGAAAGGAGGCAGTTGATCCAGAAGCATAAACGTGAACTTAAAGGAGCCATTCGTGAGATACGGAAAGATAACCAGTTTCTGGCCAGAATGCAACTTTCAGAAATCATGGAGAG AGATTCagccagaaaaagaaaagtgaaagagCTTCTCGGTAGCCTTGCTACACAGGAAGGTGAATGGAaagcaatgaaaaggaaaaaaggaaagaattaa